A window of Mycolicibacterium fluoranthenivorans contains these coding sequences:
- the cofC gene encoding 2-phospho-L-lactate guanylyltransferase: MAGVGTQVGLVIAVKRLNAAKTRLAPVLSAAARERLVLAMLADTISSAAAVPAVSSITVVTPDPAAAAAAVELGAQALADPTPDGHLDPLNNALAAAERSSATTAMMILQGDLPALRTDELSDAITAAAAHRRSFVGDRHGTGTSALFTFGAPLDPRFGTDSARRHADSGAVELTGDWPGLRCDIDTPDDLAAALRLGVGPATSRVIGKLACTGTDC, from the coding sequence ATGGCGGGGGTGGGGACACAGGTGGGCCTGGTGATCGCGGTCAAGCGGCTCAACGCCGCCAAGACCCGGCTGGCGCCGGTGCTGTCGGCGGCGGCGCGTGAGCGTCTGGTGCTCGCCATGCTGGCCGACACCATCTCGTCGGCGGCAGCGGTGCCCGCGGTGAGTTCGATCACGGTGGTGACACCGGACCCGGCGGCGGCCGCCGCCGCCGTCGAACTCGGCGCCCAGGCACTCGCCGATCCCACCCCCGACGGCCATCTCGACCCGCTCAACAATGCCCTCGCAGCCGCCGAAAGATCCAGTGCGACAACGGCGATGATGATCCTTCAGGGTGACCTGCCGGCACTGCGCACCGACGAGCTGAGCGATGCCATCACCGCGGCGGCAGCGCACCGGCGCAGCTTCGTCGGCGATCGCCACGGCACCGGCACCTCCGCGCTGTTCACCTTCGGCGCACCGCTCGACCCGCGGTTCGGTACGGATTCCGCACGCCGCCACGCAGATTCGGGTGCGGTCGAACTCACCGGCGATTGGCCGGGCCTACGCTGCGATATCGACACCCCCGATGATCTCGCCGCGGCGTTGCGCCTCGGCGTCGGCCCGGCCACCAGCCGGGTGATCGGCAAGCTGGCGTGTACGGGCACCGACTGTTAG
- a CDS encoding NAD(P)H-dependent glycerol-3-phosphate dehydrogenase translates to MVEAAVMGAGAWGTALAKVLADAGNGVTLWTRRPELAEEINATHRSPFYLGDTVLPESIRATCDPAEALDGACTVLLGVPSQTLRANLEHWKHLIGADATLVSLAKGIELDTLMRMSQVVVQVTGADPARVAVVSGPNLAKEVADGQPAATVVACSDSGRAVALQRALSTPYFRPYTNADVVGAEIGGACKNVIALACGMAAGVGLGENTSAAIITRGLAEIMRLGIALGAKGATLAGLAGVGDLVATCTSPRSRNRTFGERLGLGGSMESALAAAEGHVAEGVTSCRSVLALASSYDVEMPLTDAVHQVCHRGLSVTDAVMLLLGRSTKPE, encoded by the coding sequence GTGGTCGAAGCCGCGGTGATGGGTGCCGGTGCATGGGGAACAGCGCTGGCGAAGGTGCTTGCCGATGCCGGTAACGGTGTGACGTTGTGGACGCGCCGTCCCGAGCTCGCCGAGGAGATCAACGCGACCCACCGCAGTCCGTTCTACCTCGGGGACACGGTGCTGCCGGAGAGTATCCGGGCCACCTGCGATCCGGCCGAGGCGCTCGACGGTGCCTGCACCGTGCTGCTCGGGGTGCCGTCACAGACGCTGCGGGCCAATCTCGAGCACTGGAAGCACCTGATCGGTGCCGACGCCACGCTGGTGAGCCTGGCCAAGGGCATCGAGTTGGACACCCTCATGCGGATGAGTCAGGTGGTGGTGCAGGTCACCGGTGCCGACCCGGCGCGGGTCGCGGTGGTGTCCGGGCCCAACCTGGCCAAAGAGGTCGCCGATGGGCAACCGGCGGCCACGGTGGTCGCCTGCAGCGACTCCGGCCGGGCGGTGGCCCTGCAACGTGCCCTGTCCACGCCGTACTTCCGGCCGTATACCAATGCCGACGTGGTGGGCGCCGAGATCGGCGGCGCCTGTAAGAACGTCATCGCGCTGGCCTGCGGCATGGCCGCGGGTGTCGGGCTGGGGGAGAACACCTCGGCCGCGATCATCACCCGGGGCCTGGCCGAGATCATGCGGCTGGGAATCGCGTTGGGCGCCAAAGGCGCCACCCTGGCCGGGCTGGCCGGTGTCGGCGACCTGGTCGCCACGTGCACGTCGCCGCGGTCGCGCAATCGCACCTTCGGGGAGCGTCTCGGGCTGGGCGGTTCGATGGAATCCGCGCTGGCGGCCGCCGAAGGGCACGTCGCCGAGGGGGTGACCTCGTGCCGGTCGGTGCTCGCACTCGCGTCCAGCTATGACGTGGAGATGCCGCTCACCGATGCCGTCCACCAGGTCTGCCACCGCGGGTTGTCCGTCACCGACGCCGTCATGCTGCTGCTCGGGCGCAGCACCAAACCGGAGTAG
- a CDS encoding cystathionine gamma-lyase gives MGGTYGDSTRTVKVVGGHASPGAPIAPAPVPASAYHLAADESGDLDTYGRVSNPTWRQLESALAELEGASAALTYGSGMGAITSVLRVLTRPQTTLVVPADGYYQVRRYAAEYLARQGVNVVEATAAQMCDAAADADVVLAETPVNPTLDVVDLHRLATICRGRRSTLVVDNTAATPLGLQPLSLGADLVVASATKALAGHSDLLAGYVAGCNDELMARIERDRLLSGPVLGPFEAWLVLRSLGTAGLRIVRQCRNAAAVALMLRDHPAVRSVRYPGLPGDPSHPVAAEQMKRFGGLVAVELEDAAAVHALVERSSLLVAATSFGGIHTCVDRRARWGDPVGAGFARLSLGIEDTDDIVADIESALG, from the coding sequence ATGGGCGGGACATACGGGGATTCCACCCGAACGGTCAAAGTCGTTGGCGGCCACGCGAGTCCGGGTGCTCCGATAGCTCCCGCACCGGTTCCGGCCTCGGCCTACCACCTGGCGGCCGACGAATCGGGGGATCTGGACACCTATGGTCGGGTGTCGAATCCGACCTGGCGTCAACTGGAATCGGCGTTGGCGGAGTTGGAGGGCGCGTCCGCCGCGCTGACCTACGGCTCCGGGATGGGCGCCATCACCTCGGTGCTGCGGGTGCTGACCCGGCCGCAGACCACGCTCGTGGTGCCGGCCGACGGCTACTATCAGGTCCGCCGCTACGCGGCCGAATACCTTGCCCGGCAAGGGGTCAACGTTGTCGAAGCGACCGCGGCGCAGATGTGCGATGCGGCCGCGGACGCCGATGTGGTGCTGGCCGAGACACCGGTGAACCCCACGCTGGATGTGGTCGATCTGCACCGCCTGGCCACCATCTGCCGGGGCCGCCGAAGCACCCTGGTGGTGGACAACACCGCCGCGACACCGCTGGGTCTGCAACCGCTGTCGCTGGGCGCGGACCTCGTGGTCGCCAGCGCCACCAAGGCGCTGGCGGGGCACAGCGACCTCTTGGCGGGGTACGTGGCCGGATGCAACGACGAGCTGATGGCCCGGATCGAGCGGGATCGGCTGCTGTCCGGGCCGGTGCTCGGGCCGTTCGAGGCGTGGTTGGTGTTGCGCAGTCTGGGCACCGCGGGTCTGCGGATCGTACGGCAGTGCCGCAACGCCGCGGCGGTGGCCCTGATGCTGCGCGATCACCCCGCCGTCCGGTCGGTGCGCTATCCCGGCCTGCCCGGTGACCCCTCGCATCCGGTCGCAGCCGAACAGATGAAGCGCTTCGGCGGTCTGGTGGCCGTCGAACTCGAGGACGCGGCGGCCGTCCACGCCCTGGTCGAGCGCAGCTCGCTGTTGGTGGCGGCGACGAGCTTCGGTGGCATCCACACCTGCGTGGACCGCCGGGCCCGCTGGGGTGACCCGGTCGGCGCGGGCTTCGCGCGACTGTCGCTGGGTATCGAGGACACCGACGACATCGTCGCCGATATCGAGAGCGCGCTGGGCTGA
- a CDS encoding D-alanine--D-alanine ligase family protein — protein sequence MSARIRVAVIYGGRSSEHAISCVSAGSILRNLDPERFEVVAVGITPEGSWVLTDGRAETLAITDGTLPEVTGASGTALALPADPLRRGELLSLDESAGDLLAAVDVVFPVLHGPYGEDGTIQGLLELAGVPYVGAGVLASAAGMDKEFTKKLLAAEGLPIGDQVVLRAHHATLELEDRERLGLPVFVKPARGGSSIGVSRVTAWDQLPAAIAHARTHDPKVIIEAAVPGRELECGVLEFPDGHLEASTVGEIRVAGVRGREDGFYDFATKYLEDAAELDVPAKVDDTVAEEIRQLSMRAFRAIDCQGLARVDFFLTEQGPVINEINTMPGFTTISMYPRMWAASGVDYPTLLATMVETAVARGTGLR from the coding sequence GTGAGTGCCCGTATCCGCGTCGCCGTCATCTACGGCGGACGCAGCTCTGAGCACGCGATCTCGTGTGTGTCGGCCGGCAGTATCCTGCGCAACCTCGACCCGGAACGGTTCGAGGTGGTCGCCGTCGGGATCACGCCCGAGGGATCCTGGGTGCTCACCGACGGCCGCGCGGAGACCCTGGCCATCACCGACGGCACGCTGCCCGAGGTGACCGGAGCCTCCGGAACCGCCCTGGCGCTGCCCGCCGATCCGCTCCGCCGGGGTGAGCTGCTGTCCCTGGACGAGTCCGCCGGTGACCTGCTGGCCGCCGTCGACGTCGTCTTCCCGGTGCTGCACGGTCCCTACGGCGAGGACGGCACCATCCAGGGGCTGCTGGAACTGGCGGGGGTGCCCTATGTCGGCGCCGGGGTCCTGGCGAGTGCGGCCGGTATGGACAAGGAGTTCACCAAGAAGCTGCTGGCCGCCGAAGGCCTGCCGATCGGTGACCAGGTGGTGCTGCGCGCACACCACGCCACGCTGGAGCTGGAGGACCGGGAACGACTGGGCCTGCCGGTGTTCGTGAAGCCGGCGCGCGGCGGGTCGTCCATCGGCGTCAGCCGCGTGACGGCGTGGGACCAGCTTCCCGCGGCCATCGCCCACGCACGTACGCATGACCCCAAGGTGATCATCGAGGCCGCGGTGCCCGGCCGCGAGCTCGAATGCGGGGTGCTGGAGTTCCCCGACGGCCACCTGGAGGCCAGCACGGTGGGCGAGATCCGGGTGGCCGGTGTGCGCGGCCGTGAGGACGGCTTCTACGACTTCGCCACGAAGTACCTGGAGGACGCCGCGGAACTCGACGTGCCGGCCAAGGTCGACGACACCGTCGCCGAAGAGATCCGGCAGCTGTCGATGCGGGCCTTCCGCGCCATCGACTGCCAGGGCCTGGCCCGGGTCGACTTCTTCCTCACCGAGCAGGGCCCGGTGATCAACGAGATCAACACGATGCCCGGGTTCACCACCATCTCGATGTACCCGCGGATGTGGGCGGCCAGCGGCGTGGACTATCCCACCCTGTTGGCGACGATGGTCGAGACCGCCGTCGCCCGCGGTACCGGCCTGCGCTAG
- a CDS encoding DUF3515 domain-containing protein encodes MPDPDIQDGPPRGLIIAAAGVALAAVIVLLSLAAIRQTDPAPRPVAIAAAPAPAADGPQCAALLASLPDQLGDYHRAVAVEPVPAGAAAWQQESANTEPVILRCGLDRPADFVVGAPLQVVDEVSWFEVKGDGSSTWFAVDRGTYVALTLPQGSGPTPIQLMSRTIAQVMPAQPLNPGPPA; translated from the coding sequence GTGCCCGATCCCGATATCCAGGACGGTCCGCCTCGGGGCCTGATCATCGCGGCGGCCGGTGTCGCGCTGGCCGCAGTGATCGTGCTGCTCAGCCTCGCCGCCATCCGCCAGACCGATCCGGCTCCCCGTCCGGTGGCGATCGCCGCCGCCCCGGCCCCGGCCGCCGACGGACCGCAGTGCGCGGCGCTGCTCGCGAGCCTGCCCGACCAACTCGGTGACTACCACCGCGCCGTGGCCGTCGAGCCGGTGCCCGCGGGTGCCGCCGCCTGGCAGCAGGAGTCCGCGAACACCGAACCGGTGATCCTGCGCTGCGGACTGGACCGGCCCGCCGATTTCGTGGTGGGGGCGCCGCTGCAGGTGGTCGACGAGGTGAGTTGGTTCGAGGTCAAAGGTGACGGCTCGAGCACCTGGTTCGCGGTCGACCGCGGGACCTACGTGGCGCTGACGCTGCCGCAGGGGTCGGGACCCACGCCGATCCAGCTGATGTCACGCACGATCGCGCAGGTGATGCCGGCGCAGCCGCTGAATCCCGGCCCGCCGGCCTGA
- a CDS encoding Lrp/AsnC family transcriptional regulator, with amino-acid sequence MVEAFMLIQTEVGRAEVVAKQLAGLPGVLSAEYVTGPYDVVARIGANTMAELHDGVAAQVQQVTGITRTLTCPIADGAAP; translated from the coding sequence GTGGTGGAGGCTTTCATGCTGATTCAAACCGAGGTGGGCCGTGCCGAGGTCGTCGCCAAACAACTTGCCGGATTGCCCGGGGTGCTCTCTGCCGAGTACGTCACCGGCCCGTACGACGTGGTCGCCAGGATCGGCGCCAACACCATGGCCGAACTGCATGACGGTGTCGCCGCACAGGTGCAGCAGGTGACCGGTATCACCCGCACCCTGACCTGCCCGATCGCCGACGGGGCCGCCCCATAG
- a CDS encoding thiamine-phosphate kinase gives MTDRDPTLAQVGEFTVIDRIVAGRAQPPSVVLGPGDDAAIVLAGDGRTVVSTDMLVQDRHFRLDWSTPYDIGRKAIAQNAADAEAMGATPTAFVVAFGAPKETPASAAVAMSDGMWAEVAKFGAGIVGGDLVSAPLWVVSVTVLGDLGGREPVRRDTARPGDIVAVIGELGRSAAGYALWLKGICEPAELRRRHLVPEPPYGQGAAAARAGASSMTDVSDGLAADLGHIAAASGVRIDLSRQALRADHDALAPVAAGTGDDAWDWVLGGGEDHALVATFAGAPPPGWRTIGRVLDGAAGVDLDGEPWRGSAGWQSF, from the coding sequence ATGACGGACAGGGACCCCACCCTGGCGCAGGTCGGGGAGTTCACCGTCATCGACAGGATCGTGGCGGGACGTGCGCAACCGCCGTCGGTGGTCCTGGGCCCCGGCGACGACGCGGCGATCGTGCTGGCCGGCGACGGCCGCACCGTGGTGTCGACCGACATGCTGGTGCAGGACCGGCACTTTCGGCTGGACTGGTCCACGCCGTACGACATCGGCCGCAAGGCGATCGCCCAGAACGCCGCCGATGCCGAGGCGATGGGCGCCACCCCGACGGCGTTCGTGGTGGCTTTCGGGGCCCCCAAGGAAACGCCGGCCTCGGCGGCGGTCGCCATGAGCGACGGGATGTGGGCCGAGGTCGCGAAATTCGGAGCCGGGATCGTCGGCGGCGATCTGGTGAGTGCACCGCTGTGGGTCGTCTCGGTGACCGTGCTCGGTGACCTCGGTGGTCGCGAACCCGTACGCCGGGATACCGCGCGGCCGGGTGACATCGTGGCGGTCATCGGCGAACTCGGTCGCTCGGCGGCCGGGTATGCGTTGTGGCTCAAGGGAATCTGCGAGCCGGCCGAATTGCGCCGGCGGCATCTGGTGCCGGAGCCGCCGTACGGACAGGGTGCGGCTGCCGCGCGGGCCGGCGCCAGCTCGATGACCGACGTGTCCGACGGGCTGGCCGCCGATCTGGGACATATCGCGGCGGCCTCCGGGGTGCGCATCGACCTGTCGAGGCAGGCGCTGCGGGCCGACCACGACGCGCTGGCCCCGGTGGCCGCCGGCACCGGTGACGACGCGTGGGACTGGGTGCTCGGCGGCGGTGAGGACCATGCGCTGGTGGCCACCTTCGCCGGGGCGCCGCCACCTGGCTGGCGCACGATCGGGCGTGTGCTCGACGGCGCCGCCGGCGTGGACCTCGACGGTGAGCCGTGGCGCGGAAGCGCGGGCTGGCAGTCGTTCTGA
- a CDS encoding uracil-DNA glycosylase — MTPRPLTELVEPGWARALEPVAPQITALGEFLREELAAGHRYLPAGENVLRAFTFPFEAVRVLIVGQDPYPTPGHAVGLSFSVAPDVRPVPRSLGNIFNEYSTDLGHPVPATGDLTPWAQRGVMLLNRVLTVRPGSPASHRGKGWEAITERAIRALVARPQPLVAVLWGRDAATLKPMLAEGDCAVIESVHPSPLSASRGFFGSRPFSRTNELLTGLGADPIDWRLP, encoded by the coding sequence GTGACACCACGCCCTCTGACCGAACTCGTCGAACCGGGATGGGCGCGCGCGCTCGAGCCGGTGGCCCCGCAGATCACGGCACTCGGGGAATTCCTGCGTGAAGAACTGGCCGCCGGGCACCGCTACCTGCCGGCCGGCGAGAACGTCTTGCGGGCGTTCACCTTTCCCTTCGAGGCCGTACGGGTGCTCATCGTCGGCCAGGATCCGTACCCGACGCCGGGGCATGCGGTGGGTCTGAGCTTCTCGGTGGCACCCGATGTCCGCCCGGTACCGCGCAGTCTGGGCAACATCTTCAACGAGTACAGCACCGACCTGGGGCACCCGGTACCCGCGACCGGTGATCTCACCCCGTGGGCGCAGCGGGGCGTGATGCTGCTCAACAGGGTGCTCACGGTGCGGCCGGGCAGTCCGGCCTCACACCGCGGAAAGGGCTGGGAGGCGATCACCGAACGGGCGATCCGGGCCCTGGTGGCCCGGCCGCAGCCGCTCGTCGCGGTGTTGTGGGGACGCGATGCCGCCACCCTCAAGCCGATGCTGGCCGAGGGCGACTGTGCGGTGATCGAGTCGGTGCACCCGTCGCCGCTGTCGGCGTCCCGCGGATTCTTCGGCTCCCGGCCGTTCAGCAGGACCAACGAGCTGCTGACCGGGCTGGGTGCCGATCCCATCGATTGGCGTCTGCCGTAA
- the rpmB gene encoding 50S ribosomal protein L28, producing MAAVCDICAKGPGFGKSVSHSHRRTNRRWDPNIQTVRAVARPGGNKQRLNVCTSCLKAGKVARG from the coding sequence ATGGCTGCCGTGTGCGATATCTGCGCGAAGGGCCCCGGCTTCGGCAAGTCGGTGTCGCACTCGCATCGTCGGACCAACCGTCGCTGGGATCCGAACATCCAGACCGTGCGTGCCGTCGCCCGTCCGGGTGGCAACAAGCAGCGCCTGAACGTGTGCACCTCCTGCCTCAAGGCGGGCAAGGTCGCCCGCGGCTGA
- a CDS encoding DAK2 domain-containing protein produces the protein MSGVRLDAAGLRDWAHHAVGHLITHTDEINGLNVFPVADSDTGTNMLFTMRAAVVWADDRVGQDIATGVAGVAAALSDGALHGARGNSGVILSQILRGLAEVTAGLGLAEIDGPGLAEALRRAEGLVVASMGQEVPGTIVSVLQAAAGAAEDAAASGAEVGVVVASAADAAAIALEKTPDQLDVLAEAGVVDAGGRGLLVLLDAMTMTLTGAAPRRPRYEPATPPVEVSAGSATPRFEVMYLLSGCGQGDVDRLRGALDELGDSVAIAAAASSGAAGSHSVHVHTDDAGAAVEAGLAAGVLSRIQITALTGAHPNAHRSRDRAVLAVVDGDGADELFAGEGARVLRPDDGAPISAQRLLRALVEADAEQVMLLPNGFVAAEELVAGCTAATGWGIDVVPVPAASMVQGLAALAVHDAGRQTVDDGYAMARAAAGARHGAVRVATESALTWAGACKPGDGLGITGDEVLIVAHDIGSAATGLVDLLLASGGELVTVLIGAGVDDAVGEQLRRHVHERHLGAEVISYRTDHHGDALLIGVE, from the coding sequence ATTTCGGGAGTTCGGCTCGACGCGGCCGGCCTGCGGGATTGGGCGCACCACGCTGTCGGGCACCTGATCACCCATACCGACGAGATCAACGGCCTCAACGTCTTCCCGGTGGCGGATTCCGACACCGGGACGAACATGCTGTTCACCATGCGGGCCGCGGTGGTCTGGGCCGATGACCGGGTCGGCCAGGACATCGCCACCGGAGTCGCCGGGGTGGCCGCGGCACTGTCCGACGGCGCCCTGCACGGGGCCCGCGGCAACTCCGGGGTGATCCTCTCGCAGATTCTGCGGGGCCTCGCGGAGGTCACCGCCGGTCTCGGCCTCGCCGAGATCGACGGACCGGGGCTGGCCGAGGCGCTGCGCCGCGCCGAGGGGTTGGTCGTCGCCTCGATGGGTCAGGAGGTGCCCGGCACCATCGTGTCGGTGTTGCAGGCCGCCGCGGGCGCCGCCGAGGACGCGGCCGCGTCGGGCGCCGAGGTGGGCGTGGTCGTGGCATCGGCCGCCGATGCGGCGGCGATCGCACTGGAGAAGACCCCGGACCAACTCGACGTGCTGGCCGAGGCGGGCGTCGTGGATGCCGGCGGCCGGGGTCTGCTGGTGCTGCTGGACGCCATGACCATGACCCTCACCGGCGCCGCGCCGCGGCGGCCGCGGTACGAACCGGCGACCCCGCCCGTCGAGGTCTCCGCCGGCTCGGCCACTCCCCGGTTCGAGGTGATGTATCTGCTCAGCGGATGCGGCCAGGGCGATGTCGACAGACTGCGCGGCGCACTGGACGAACTGGGAGATTCGGTGGCCATCGCTGCGGCCGCCTCCAGCGGGGCCGCCGGCAGCCATTCGGTGCACGTGCACACCGACGATGCCGGCGCGGCCGTGGAGGCGGGGCTGGCGGCCGGCGTGCTCAGCCGGATCCAGATCACCGCGCTGACCGGAGCCCACCCGAATGCGCACCGGAGCCGGGACCGCGCGGTGCTCGCGGTGGTCGACGGTGACGGCGCCGACGAACTGTTCGCCGGTGAGGGCGCCCGGGTGTTACGGCCCGACGACGGCGCGCCGATCAGCGCCCAGCGGTTGCTGCGGGCGCTCGTCGAGGCCGATGCCGAACAGGTGATGTTGTTGCCCAACGGCTTTGTCGCCGCTGAGGAACTCGTCGCCGGCTGCACCGCGGCCACCGGCTGGGGTATCGACGTGGTGCCGGTGCCGGCCGCATCCATGGTGCAGGGTCTGGCCGCGTTGGCGGTGCATGACGCGGGCCGCCAGACCGTCGATGACGGATACGCCATGGCGCGGGCCGCGGCGGGGGCCAGGCACGGTGCGGTGCGGGTGGCCACGGAGTCGGCGCTGACGTGGGCGGGTGCGTGCAAACCCGGCGACGGTCTCGGCATCACCGGTGACGAGGTGCTGATCGTCGCCCACGATATCGGCTCGGCCGCAACGGGTTTGGTTGATCTTCTGCTGGCTTCCGGCGGCGAACTGGTGACCGTCCTGATTGGCGCCGGGGTCGACGACGCGGTGGGTGAGCAGTTGCGCAGGCATGTGCACGAGCGACATCTCGGTGCCGAGGTGATCAGTTACCGCACCGACCACCATGGGGACGCACTGCTGATCGGGGTGGAATAA